Proteins from one Limanda limanda chromosome 4, fLimLim1.1, whole genome shotgun sequence genomic window:
- the camk2n1 gene encoding calcium/calmodulin-dependent protein kinase II inhibitor 2-like isoform X1, producing MSEVLPEKMSHYGNEGDEGHLSFTCRLQDTNNFFNGSQNKRPPKLGQIGRSKRVYPAVNGSPMWMPRKDKSAFSTEKAVSQSLERSER from the exons ATGTCGGAAGTGTTGCCGGAGAAAATGAGTCACTATGGGAACGAGGGCGACGAGGGACACCTGTCCTTCACCTGTCGTCTCCAGGACACCAACAACTTCTTCAACGGCTCGCAGAACAAGCGTCCGCCGAAGCTCGGACAAATAGGCAGGAGCAAACGGg TTTACCCTGCTGTTAATGGATCGCCTATGTGGATGCCAAGGAAGGACAAGTCAGCATTTTCCACTGAGAAAGCAGTGTCCCAATCGTTGGAAAGATCCGAAAGATGA
- the camk2n1 gene encoding calcium/calmodulin-dependent protein kinase II inhibitor 2-like isoform X2, translated as MSEVLPEKMSHYGNEGDEGHLSFTCRLQDTNNFFNGSQNKRPPKLGQIGRSKRVVDEDENGDNEALKNGTEKTPPEA; from the exons ATGTCGGAAGTGTTGCCGGAGAAAATGAGTCACTATGGGAACGAGGGCGACGAGGGACACCTGTCCTTCACCTGTCGTCTCCAGGACACCAACAACTTCTTCAACGGCTCGCAGAACAAGCGTCCGCCGAAGCTCGGACAAATAGGCAGGAGCAAACGGg TTGTGGACGAGGATGAGAATGGCGACAACGAAGCCCTGAAAAATGGAACAGAGAAGACCCCGCCAGAGGCTTAG
- the LOC132999449 gene encoding ATP-dependent RNA helicase DDX19B-like, whose protein sequence is MATDSWAQAVDEQEAAAESIGNLHITKKTEENGTAAHLTESTPAAAKSEGEGEGEVKSNEDDVDGKDDKAAQSLLNKLIRSNLVNNTNTVEVLQKDPNSPLYSVKSFEELRLKPQLLEGVYSMGFNRPSKIQETALPMMLAEPPQNLIAQSQSGTGKTAAFVLAMLSHVDPNNRYPQCLCVSPTYELALQTGKVIEQMGKHYPEVKLVYAIRGNKLQRGHKLQEQVVIGTPGTMLDWCSKFKFIDPKKIMVFVLDEADVMIATQGHQDQSIRIQRMLPKNCQMLLFSATFEETVWNFAQRIVPDPNVIKLKREEETLDTIKQYYVLCNCKEEKFQALCNIYGTITIAQAMIFCHTRKTAGWLAGELSREGHQVALLSGEMQVEQRAAVIDRFREGKEKVLVTTNVCARGIDVEQVSVVINFDLPVDKDGNPDNETYLHRIGRTGRFGKRGLAINMVDSKQSMNILQQIQEHFNKKIEKLDTDDLDEIERISG, encoded by the exons ATGGCGACGGACTCCTGGGCCCAGGCGGTGGATGAACAAGAAGCCGCGGCGGAATCG ATCGGTAACCTCcatattacaaaaaaaacagaagagaatg GCACCGCAGCACACTTAACAGAGTCGACCCCCGCAGCTGCGAAGTCAGAAGGTGAAGGCGAAGGCGAGGTCAAGTCAAATGAGGACGATGTCGATGGCAAAG ATGACAAAGCGGCACAATCGTTGCTCAACAAGCTGATCAGGAGTAATCTAGTCAACAATACGAACACAGTGGAAGTTCTTCAGAAAGATCCAAACTCTCCACTCTACTCTGTCAAGTCTTTTGAGGAGTTGCGACT CAAACCTCAGCTGCTTGAGGGCGTGTACAGCATGGGCTTCAATCGGCCATCTAAAATCCAGGAAACTGCCTTACCTATGATGCTGGCTGAACC TCCACAGAATCTCATTGCCCAGTCGCAGTCGGGAACAGGGAAGACAGCTGCCTTTGTCCTGGCCATGCTCAGCCACGTCGACCCCAACAACAGATATCCCCAG tgcctgtgtgtgtcacccacCTATGAACTGGCACTTCAGACTGGTAAGGTGATCGAGCAGATGGGCAAACACTATCCTGAAGTCAAACtggtctacgccatcagaggaAATAAAT TGCAACGTGGCCACAAGTTGCAGGAACAGGTAGTTATTGGCACACCTGGTACGATGCTGGACTGGTGCAGTAAGTTCAAGTTCATAGACCCCAAGAAGATCATGGTGTTTGTGCTGGACGAGGCTGACGTCATGATCGCCACCCAGGGTCACCAGGACCAGAGTATCCGCATACAGAG GATGCTGCCTAAAAACTGCCAAATGTTGCTGTTTTCGGCCACATTTGAAGAAACCGTGTGGAATTTCGCCCAGCGCATTGTGCCTGACCCCAACGTCATCAAACTGaagcgagaggaggagacgctggaCACCATCAAACAGTACTATGTGTTGTGCAACTGCAAAGAGGAGAAGTTCCAGGCCCTCTGTAACATCTACGGAACCATCACTATCGCCCAGGCCATGATCTTCTGCCAT ACTAGGAAGACTGCAGGCTGGCTGGCAGGTGAGCTGTCTAGAGAAGGACACCAGGTGGCGCTGCTCAGTGGGGAAATGCAGGTTGAGCAGAGGGCTGCTGTCATTGATCGCTTCAGGGAGGGCAAGGAGAAGGTCTTGGTTACGACAAACGTTTGTGCTCGAG GCATTGATGTGGAGCAGGTTTCTGTGGTGATCAACTTTGACTTACCAGTGGACAAGGACGGGAACCCAGACAACGAGACCTACCTGCACCGGATCGGCCGCACAGGTCGATTTGGCAAACGGGGCCTGGCGATCAACATGGTGGACAGCAAGCAGAGCATGAACATCCTCCAACAGATCCAGGAGCATTTCA ATAAGAAAATTGAGAAACTAGACACAGACGATCTGGATGAAATTGAGAGAATCTCCGGCTAA